A window of Hymenobacter siberiensis genomic DNA:
GCGGTGCTGAACGTAAGGCCGGCATCGGTGAACTTATACAGATGCCCTACTCTACCCTACTATTTTTCAGGTACAAAAACGGGGCAGCCCGACCTTTGGGGTTCTGACACCACCAAAAACCCGTTCTGCCCCGTGAAGCAACACTTCGCCGCTAAAATTACGACGCTTTTGCAACAGGCCCCGTTTGTGGGCCACTTGTCCCGCCAAAAGTTTGTGGGCCAGTTTATTCTTGGCCTGATAAAGAGCCGCAACGTGCAATTCGGCGAGGTGGCCCAGCACCTCAATGACGCGGCCAAGCCCGCCTCGAACGAAACGCGCATTCAGGACTTTTTCCGCGAAGTAGACCTCAATTACGTACTGGTGGCCAAGCTTTTACTGAGTTTGTTGCCTGCGCAGGGCAAGCTGCGCTTATGCCTCGACCGCACGGAGTGGGACTTCGGCCAGTGCCAGGTGAACATCCTGCTCGTCACCGTCGGCACGGGCGAGGTCCACGTGCCGCTCTACTGGCACCTACTCGACAACCGCAGCGGCAACTCCAACGCCGCCGACCGCATCGCCGTGCTCGAAAAATGCGTGGCCTTGCTGGGCAAAGACCGCATCGGCCTGGTCGTGGGCGACCGGGAATTTGTCGGCCATGCGTGGTTCAAGTGGCTCAAAGACAACGGGCTTAATTTTGTCATGCGCCTGCCCAAGCACCACTGCCTGACCCACGCCGACGGCCGGCGGCAGGCCGTGGCCGACCTGGGCCTGGTGCCGGGGCAGGTGCGCCGCTTCGCCCACGTGCAGGTCGACGGGGTTTGGGGGCAGGTCTGGGTCAAGGCCGTGGCGGCGGACGCGTTTGTCTTCCTGTTTGCCACGGCCGGCCTGAACCACCTCGCGCAACTCTATGCCAAGCGCTGGACGATTGAGCAATGCTTTCAAAATCTGAAAGGGCGGGGCTTTAACCTGGAAGCCACCCACTTGCGCTGTTTCCAAAAGCTGCGCAAGCTCGTGGCCCTGGTCAGCCTGGCCTACGCGTTTTGTCTGGGCGTGGGCGCGGCCGCCCACGGCGGCCGCCAGCCCATTGCCCGCAAAAACCACGGCTACCGGGCCGCCAGCCTGAGCCGCCACGGCCTCAATCTGCTCCGCCAACTCGCCCGCCCGCTGACCCTGCCCGAGGACCCATTGGCCCGCTTGGTTGAAACGCTACTGAACTGGATTACGAGGCAAATTGCTAAAAATCAATTACTAAAAATAGTAGGGTAGAGTACAGATGCCCTATACTGTTTCTTGTTCCCGCGGTACTCAGGTAGATGCTGCTGCCTTGTACGACCAGTGCCATCGGCAAGGAGCCAAGTGCATCATTAAGCTGGGCTGCCCACACAAACTGGCTGGTGACAGGGCTCCATTTGGCTATAAATACATCGCGATAGATGATGAACGGGGTCGTGCTCAATGTTCTGGTCCCGAAGGTGACCGTGCCATAAAAGCTGCCGGTTACAAACACGTTGCCGCTGGCATCAGTCGCCGTTTGTTCTATGGTTGATTCTGCCGTGGTGGCTTGGCTAACGGTCATCGCCATCTGCCAGGCCGGCACCTGCGCCCGCGCCGCCGGCCCCGCCAGCCACAACAGTATCAAAAGCGCCGCCGGGAGCCCGCCGCGCAGCAAAGAGGAAAGGTGTTTCATGAAAAGGAATGGTGTGCCATTGGTAGAATGCCGGGGTAAATATAGCAGCATAAAGAAGCCCCGATGCATGGGCGCCTTGTCCTTACCCAAAACTCAAACGCCCTTCCGGCCATGTGGCTAGAAGGGCGTTTTTGCGCGGTTGCCTAGTTGGTTTGCCGCTTTTCAAGCGGGGTCAGCCAGCAAAAAAGGTCCTCTGCGTTACCTCGGGGAAGTTAGAAAAAGATTTGGGTAAGGACAAGATGCATGGGCGCCGGGGCTTCTTTGCGAATGATAATCAGGCATCCCCGCTGGCGCGCGTCTGCGACGCGCTGCCCAGTGGTTCCGAGCCTGCGGCTCGGTTAAAGGTTACCTTCGGCAACGGCTTCAATGCCCGAGTCACAGACTCAAAGCCAGGCGGCAGCGCGTGGCAGACGTGCGCCAGCGGTTGATTACCAAATCACGGCGCGGTCGGCGGCGCTGCGGGTCATCTTGCTGCCTTCAGGGCAGCCAAAGGCCTGCTGAAACTGCGGCATATTCATCAGCGGGCC
This region includes:
- a CDS encoding IS4 family transposase, whose protein sequence is MKQHFAAKITTLLQQAPFVGHLSRQKFVGQFILGLIKSRNVQFGEVAQHLNDAAKPASNETRIQDFFREVDLNYVLVAKLLLSLLPAQGKLRLCLDRTEWDFGQCQVNILLVTVGTGEVHVPLYWHLLDNRSGNSNAADRIAVLEKCVALLGKDRIGLVVGDREFVGHAWFKWLKDNGLNFVMRLPKHHCLTHADGRRQAVADLGLVPGQVRRFAHVQVDGVWGQVWVKAVAADAFVFLFATAGLNHLAQLYAKRWTIEQCFQNLKGRGFNLEATHLRCFQKLRKLVALVSLAYAFCLGVGAAAHGGRQPIARKNHGYRAASLSRHGLNLLRQLARPLTLPEDPLARLVETLLNWITRQIAKNQLLKIVG